GAAAATATTCTAAAATAAAAGTAACTCATGATCCTGTACTTAAAGGTTTTGATTATGTAATTGATAGCCGTGGTCCATATCCTATGGATAGAGAATTAGTCTATACTACTAGAGCTATAGTTGAGACTGAAAACTTCAATGATGAGGCAATTATTGAGTTTGATACTAAATATACTGGTTTTTACTGGATATTTCCTAGTAAAGAAAATGAGTATAATATAGGAGCGGGTTTTTTAGAATATAAGGATTCCAAAAAATTACTTTATGAGTATTTAAAAGGAAAAATAGGTAACTTTAAAATTAAAGATTTACGTGGTGCTCCTATAAGTATTGGCAACGTTTCAAATAAGAGATTTAGAATAGGTGAAGCTAGGGGTCTAGTCTTTCCATTAAGTGGTGAAGGGATAAGACCATCAGCTATTTCTGCTGAATATGCATTTGAAGCTATATATAAAAATAAAAATTTTAATGAATTTTTAGACGAAAAACTTAAAATTATTGAAAAAAGAATAAAGATACAAATAATATTACTAAATATTTATAAACATTCCTCTTTTAACTTAAGAAGAACTCTAATGAAATTGTTTTTTAAGAACGATATTTTAATAGACGCATATCTTGAGGATAAATTAGATATAGATGGAATAATTGAATCAATTAAGAGTGTGAAGCAGAATGGAAGTATTACTAGAAAATTCTAAAAGTAAATCTGGTAAACATATGTTACGATCTTTAATATTTAAAGTTATTAATGGAGATATTTCTCAAGTTGATTTGCCAGGGAAAAAAGTCACTCCCACTTACAAAATAGGTGAGGCTAAGATAGTGAATATTCCATCTAATGGGATTTACATTTACATTTACTTACTAAGGAATCTAAAGGGGAGGGTTATTGGTAAAGTTATAGTGTTTGATAATGGAAGACCAGTATTAGTAATGAAATATAGAAAATTAAAGCTAAAATTAATAGATGGCGAAGAAAAATATTCTATTCATGTTAAAAAGGTTTTTGAAAAGCTTAAGATTCCGGTTAAGAAAATAAATGTAAGGAAAGTGATATAGTATGTTTTCGTTAATATTTAAAATATTAGCTGACGATCCTTTCAGAATAAGGTATTTTGTTCAGTCCATTAATGATATCTTTAAGGAAATTTGTGAACCAATCAAAATAGGTGCATCATATCTTTGCGCTCCAAACCAAGATACTTTAATACTACTTTTTCTTAATTCACAATCAATAAAAGACATTAATATATCGCTTAAAATTATATCTAATAATGCGATGTATATTGTTCAGACTATGCAAGAGCTTAATAATAGATTAAGGAGTCAAGGTTTTCATATAACATTATCAGAAGCTTCTACTACTTCCATGTAAATATTCTTAAGAAAATCCTCCGTAATTATCCTATTCTTGGTTTCAACTATAGCATTACATATATATAAAGAAATTTTAGTTTTACATATTATTATCTTCCTTATTATTCCATCCTTTATTTCTTTATTAATATCCATGTATGTTATTCCATCCTTTATTTCTTTATTAATCTTTATTTCTTTATTAATATCCATGTAAATTAATATTTTGTTTTCCTCATATATTACAGCAAATTTTACATTATTAATATCATATTGTACAACAGTCATAGCACGGGAACCAGTTCAGTACCACAATACGGACATTTTCCTTTAACTCCTCTTTTGTCGGCTTCACAGAAATATGCTGAATATTTCTTTTCGCACTTAGGGCATTTATATATAATATCGGTTCCTATTATTAATTTTCTATTGCATATCCTACAATATACCGTTAGCCATCCTAAGTGTCCATACGCATTTGAACCTCTTATTCTAATACTCACATCGGATCACAATTCATTACCTAAGAATTAACTTATATTTTTATTCTCAGTGTTATACCTTTGTCAGCTTTAAAAGAATTTATAGTTTAATACAACGTGAATATATTAGATGAACTTAGCAGAGTATTATAAGCTTGATTATTTAAAAATAAATGATGTCATAAATTTATATACCATTAAAAAAGTGAAAGAAGCTGAAATTATAAATGGGATACAAGATTTAGAATCAATATTACCAGAAGACTCTGCAGATCTTATTATAATAAAAAGTAAGGACGAAAGTTATGTCAATACTAAATTAGTTGCAGATTTTCAATTCTCTGAACCATTATATGTTTCTGCTATTGGTTTACCTCAACAGATAACGAACGAGCAAGTCTCTCTTCTAAAAATTGATGTTAATGCTGATAACGTAATAGGGGGATCCTTAATTAAGAAAGATTTACCATTTATTGTTTTTTTTACTAATAGTGGAACTAAGATAATCTCAATATCAGATATCAATCCACCTACTCCAGAGCGGAAACAGCCTAAATCAATTAAAAAGAGAAAGAGAAAAAATAAAAAACGTGCTAAGAAATCTAATTCTAAACCAAAAACTAAGAGCAAAAGTCCTAGAAAGAATTGAGGAATTTAAGTTAAATAATTCCGCAAATGAGGAAGTATGGTTTAGAGAACTTGTGCTTTGCATACTGACTGCTAATTCTTCTTTTTTATCCGCATTTAAAGCCTTAAATTGCTTAGGAGAACTTATATATTATGCAGACGAAACTATTATCAGCAAAAATTTAAGATCTTGCAATTATAGATTTTATAACTTAAAAGCAAAATATATAGTTGAAGCAAGAAAAATGATTTATGGAAAATTAAAAGATAAAATTAAACCAATAGCTGACCAAGATCCCTTTCTTGCTAGAGAAAAATTACTTAAGATTAAGGGATTAGGGATGAAAGAATCGAGCCATTTCCTTAGAAATGTGGGATATTTCGATTTAGCAATAATCGATAGGCATGTGATAAATTTTTTAAAAGAAATAGGGGCTTTAGGAGAAAAAAGAATTAGAAGTTTATCGAAAAGTCAATATATAGTTTTAGAAAATATTCTAAAAAGTATAGCTTCAAATTTTAATATAAAGGTTGGTGTATTTGATCTGTTTATATGGTATAAAGAAACCAATACTATAGTTAAGTAACAATAAAATATATAAACCAGTATTTGGAGATTTTTATGACTCATAATGGAAACGGTTAATGTAATGGGGGAAGTATTTAAGTTATTTTACATTTCTCATTTATCTAATGTCTTAACTTTATTTTTCTCATACTCATTCTCATCATCATGTTAAATTAATTTTAATTAATTTTAGGTGATGTATATGGAAACTATCCAAGGTGTAGACTCTATAAGTAAATTGAAATATAAAATATTAATAACTGATCCAGTAGATCAATACATGATAAAAACTTTACAAGAATATGGCTTAATTGTAGATTATAAGCCTGAAATTTCTAGAGAAGAATTATTAAAAGTCATAAGTGATTATCAAATTCTTATAGTTAGAAGTAGAACAAAAGTCGATAAAGAGATAATAGAGAAGGGGATAAATCTAAAGGTAATAGCTAGGGCAGGTATAGGTTTAGATAATATTGACACTGAAGAGGCTGAAAGAAGGAATATTAAAATAGTATACGCCCCAGGAGCATCTACGGATTCAGCAGCTGAATTAACTATAGGTTTAATGATAGCAGCTGCTAGAAGATTGTATGAGTCTATGAATCTTGCAAAGGGCGGAATTTTTAAGAAAATTGAAGGTATAGAGCTAGCAGGTAAAACTATAGGTATAATAGGATTTGGAAGGATAGGAAGTAAGGTAGCTAAGGTATGTAAAGCCTTAGATATGAATGTAATAGCTTATGATATAATTGATATAAGCGAGAAGGCAAGTAAACTAGGGGTAAATGTTGCAAATAGTATAGAAGAGTTATTAAGTAATTCTGATATAATATCATTTCACGTTACTGTAGGTAAGGATGCAAAACCTATACTTGATGAGAATAAATTCAAATATATTAAAAATAATACTATCATAATAAATACGAGTAGAGCTGTAGTAATTGATGGTAAAGCCCTACTAAAATACATTAATATGAAAAATTTAATTTATGCAACAGACGTATTTTGGCATGAACCCCCTAAAGAAGAATGGGAGTTAGCATTATTAAGACATGAAAGAGTAATCGTAACTACCCATATAGGTGCTCAAACTAAAGAAGCCCAGCATAGAGTAGCTGTGATGACTACTAATAATTTAATTAGTGTACTGAAAGAAATGGGTGTAATATCTTGATGCTTATTCCTGGTCCAGTAAATGTGCCATCTAGTGTCTTAAAGGAGTCCCTTAATTTGGTTAATCATAGATCTGAGAAATTTAGAGAGGTTGTAAAAAGTTTAGAAGCACTAATGATTAAGCACTTTAGATCCTCTAGGGTCGCTCTTCTTAGTGGGTCTGGTACACTAGCTGTAGAATCTATGGTATATTCGCTAATAAGAAGAGAGGAAAAAGTAATAACATTCCCTTATGGTGAATTTGGAAGTAGGCTAAAAGAATCTTTAATTAGAAGAGGGGCTAAAGTAATTAGTTATGAGAAAAAACCAGGAGAGTTTTTTTCTTTAGAGGAGATTAAAAGTGTTATTGAAAAGAATAAAGACGCTTCTGCAGTTGTATTAGTACATAATGAGACTAGCACGGGAATAGCATTTAGAGATTTAAGAAAGATTAGTGAGATTGTTAAAAAACATGGTCTTAAACTATTAGTAGATTCCGTATCTGGTTTCGCTGCATATCCATTGTTTGTTAATGAATGGAAAATAGATGCAGTAGCTACTGGAAGCCAAAAAGCTCTCGCAAGCATACCTGGTATGGGATTTGTAGCATTATCTGATGAAGGGATTAACGAGCTAATAAACAAAGATTTGCCTAGTTATCTTGATATAGATTTACATTTAAAGTTTCAGGATAAGGGTGAAACACCGTTTACTCCTGCGGTTGGTGTGTTTTTCGCCTCTAAGAGAGCTGCAGAGTTATTAGATAAAGAAGGTATAGAAAACAGATGGAAAAGACATGAAGCTTGCTCGTTATATTTAAGGGAAGTATTAAAGTATATGAATTTTGAATTATTAGGTAACTCAGATAATTT
The genomic region above belongs to Saccharolobus caldissimus and contains:
- a CDS encoding NAD(P)-binding protein, with the translated sequence MKVAILGGGVAGSTLAYLLSRVNYDVTIFDISQNYIKPCGDIVPNVYSPPYNWPQTFRIKRFSFYIDGERIYDVEYNHTKWLVIDKWEWINKMRKYSKIKVTHDPVLKGFDYVIDSRGPYPMDRELVYTTRAIVETENFNDEAIIEFDTKYTGFYWIFPSKENEYNIGAGFLEYKDSKKLLYEYLKGKIGNFKIKDLRGAPISIGNVSNKRFRIGEARGLVFPLSGEGIRPSAISAEYAFEAIYKNKNFNEFLDEKLKIIEKRIKIQIILLNIYKHSSFNLRRTLMKLFFKNDILIDAYLEDKLDIDGIIESIKSVKQNGSITRKF
- a CDS encoding N-glycosylase/DNA lyase, whose protein sequence is MLRNLILNQKLRAKVLERIEEFKLNNSANEEVWFRELVLCILTANSSFLSAFKALNCLGELIYYADETIISKNLRSCNYRFYNLKAKYIVEARKMIYGKLKDKIKPIADQDPFLAREKLLKIKGLGMKESSHFLRNVGYFDLAIIDRHVINFLKEIGALGEKRIRSLSKSQYIVLENILKSIASNFNIKVGVFDLFIWYKETNTIVK
- a CDS encoding NAD(P)-dependent oxidoreductase, which encodes METIQGVDSISKLKYKILITDPVDQYMIKTLQEYGLIVDYKPEISREELLKVISDYQILIVRSRTKVDKEIIEKGINLKVIARAGIGLDNIDTEEAERRNIKIVYAPGASTDSAAELTIGLMIAAARRLYESMNLAKGGIFKKIEGIELAGKTIGIIGFGRIGSKVAKVCKALDMNVIAYDIIDISEKASKLGVNVANSIEELLSNSDIISFHVTVGKDAKPILDENKFKYIKNNTIIINTSRAVVIDGKALLKYINMKNLIYATDVFWHEPPKEEWELALLRHERVIVTTHIGAQTKEAQHRVAVMTTNNLISVLKEMGVIS
- a CDS encoding aminotransferase class V-fold PLP-dependent enzyme, giving the protein MMLIPGPVNVPSSVLKESLNLVNHRSEKFREVVKSLEALMIKHFRSSRVALLSGSGTLAVESMVYSLIRREEKVITFPYGEFGSRLKESLIRRGAKVISYEKKPGEFFSLEEIKSVIEKNKDASAVVLVHNETSTGIAFRDLRKISEIVKKHGLKLLVDSVSGFAAYPLFVNEWKIDAVATGSQKALASIPGMGFVALSDEGINELINKDLPSYLDIDLHLKFQDKGETPFTPAVGVFFASKRAAELLDKEGIENRWKRHEACSLYLREVLKYMNFELLGNSDNFSNTVVAAIPPIPLDKLISELKKRNIEISRGMGELRDKIIRIGILGVVDDRALNRLVNNLNEILHTNVNLKPPKQCELPEELKVEVSWD